A genomic segment from Tuwongella immobilis encodes:
- a CDS encoding DUF255 domain-containing protein — translation MKQAPNRYPQRLAGWSLILLFLLVAPVQSAEPIAWRTEYNAARQEANQKNRPLLIDIGTEACTYCKKLDLTTFQDPTVMTLLNQRFVPLKVDGNLEPNLTQALRITVYPTLIIASTDGKILAMIEGYMDAPRLTEHLNRAIANATPDFLARDFQEANKAINEGNYARAVALLKSITGDSKESPIKLKASDVLAGLEQQAAGQLARAKQMNDRGQSLEAMDVLTSMVQRFTGTQAANDAGLMLSSLAAQPELRDGLRVRRARELLALARDDYRSERFLNCLDHCDILSNTYRDLPEGKEGSHLATQVRDNPEMMAKVVESMNDRMGGMYLALAESHLKKGNHQEASKCLERLVAACPNSEAANKANVTLAQLRGKMTEAQTAGFQKP, via the coding sequence ATGAAGCAAGCACCGAACCGTTACCCGCAACGACTGGCTGGATGGAGTCTGATCCTACTCTTCCTTCTGGTCGCGCCGGTTCAATCGGCTGAGCCAATCGCTTGGCGGACCGAATACAACGCGGCCCGACAGGAGGCGAACCAAAAGAATCGTCCGCTGCTCATCGACATTGGCACCGAGGCTTGCACCTATTGCAAGAAGCTCGATCTGACCACCTTCCAAGATCCGACGGTGATGACGCTGCTCAATCAGCGTTTCGTTCCGTTGAAAGTGGACGGGAATCTGGAACCGAATCTGACGCAAGCCCTGCGGATTACCGTCTATCCGACGCTGATTATCGCTTCGACAGATGGGAAGATTCTGGCCATGATCGAAGGGTACATGGATGCCCCGCGATTGACCGAACACCTGAATCGAGCGATTGCCAACGCGACGCCGGACTTCCTCGCGCGGGATTTCCAAGAAGCGAACAAGGCGATCAACGAAGGAAATTATGCTCGAGCGGTGGCGCTGCTCAAATCGATCACCGGAGATAGCAAAGAATCGCCCATCAAGCTGAAGGCGAGCGATGTGCTGGCTGGTCTCGAACAACAAGCCGCTGGGCAGTTGGCGCGGGCCAAGCAGATGAACGATCGTGGCCAAAGCCTCGAAGCGATGGACGTGCTGACGAGTATGGTGCAACGATTCACCGGGACTCAAGCCGCCAATGATGCCGGGTTGATGCTCTCCTCGCTGGCCGCACAACCGGAACTCCGCGATGGACTTCGGGTGCGTCGCGCTCGGGAACTGCTCGCCTTGGCTCGTGATGACTACCGTTCGGAGCGATTCCTGAACTGTCTCGATCACTGCGACATTCTGTCGAACACGTACCGCGACCTGCCGGAAGGCAAAGAAGGTTCGCACTTGGCGACTCAGGTTCGGGATAACCCGGAGATGATGGCCAAGGTCGTGGAATCGATGAATGATCGCATGGGGGGAATGTACCTGGCGTTGGCCGAATCGCACTTGAAGAAGGGCAACCACCAGGAAGCGTCGAAGTGCCTCGAGCGATTGGTCGCCGCGTGCCCGAATTCTGAGGCGGCGAACAAAGCCAACGTCACCTTGGCCCAACTACGTGGGAAGATGACCGAGGCCCAAACTGCGGGGTTCCAAAAGCCCTAA
- the xerC gene encoding tyrosine recombinase XerC, translated as MDAAVADFLRHLGLEKNSSAHTVKSYREDLTLAVAFLREKLGESAQPIQITPRTLRAYTVWLHEQNYAKTTVARRIASLRSWLRYLCRQGILQTNPADGLRGPRQSKKLPHFLSIADVDRLLAAPNRDEPPGRRDHAMLETLYSAGLRVSELVGLNVEDVDLGEGVLVVRGKGRKERLALIGPTATQALIAWYADRPAILNGRIRDANAVFLNQKGGRLTVRSVGRILAHYLQQLGLDPQTSPHTLRHSFATHMLDAGADIRGVQELLGHRNLTTTQVYTHVTTQRLHESYRNAHPRAN; from the coding sequence ATGGATGCTGCTGTTGCGGATTTCCTGAGGCATTTGGGACTGGAGAAGAATTCTTCGGCCCACACGGTCAAGTCCTACCGAGAGGATTTGACCCTGGCGGTTGCGTTTCTTCGGGAAAAACTCGGCGAATCCGCACAACCAATTCAGATTACCCCGCGAACACTTCGGGCATACACCGTCTGGTTGCATGAACAGAACTATGCCAAGACGACGGTGGCTCGTCGCATTGCTTCGTTGCGGTCATGGCTTCGCTATCTCTGTCGGCAAGGGATTCTGCAAACGAATCCCGCGGATGGATTACGTGGACCCCGTCAAAGTAAGAAACTTCCTCATTTTCTTTCGATTGCGGATGTGGATCGACTCTTGGCGGCTCCCAATCGAGATGAACCGCCCGGAAGACGAGATCACGCGATGCTCGAAACGCTGTATTCCGCAGGATTGCGGGTCAGCGAATTGGTCGGGCTGAATGTGGAGGATGTTGATTTGGGCGAAGGAGTGTTGGTCGTTCGCGGCAAGGGTCGCAAAGAACGGCTCGCACTCATTGGCCCAACCGCCACGCAAGCGTTGATTGCGTGGTACGCCGATCGACCGGCGATTCTGAACGGCCGAATTCGGGACGCGAATGCGGTCTTTCTCAATCAAAAAGGCGGTCGATTAACGGTTCGGAGCGTGGGACGGATTCTCGCTCACTATCTGCAGCAATTGGGACTGGATCCGCAGACCAGCCCCCATACGTTGCGGCATTCCTTCGCCACCCACATGTTGGATGCGGGGGCGGATATTCGCGGCGTCCAGGAACTCTTGGGCCATCGCAACTTGACCACCACCCAGGTCTACACCCATGTGACCACGCAACGATTACACGAGAGCTATCGCAACGCTCACCCACGTGCGAACTAA
- a CDS encoding NAD(+)/NADH kinase yields the protein MRFVMLGNATKPQVREEAARLREELPKFGELVLVDLEQTHNLATVQADVAFVLGGDGAILRAVRQMAHHQIPVLGINLGRLGFLADVAVDEISTILPSIARGEFRITQHLMFECRVSMPDGFHSHLVLNDVVVRSGPPFHMINLEVAANDETVMRFLGDGLILSTPIGSTAHSLSAGGPILGQEMAAIVVTPISPHTLTTRPLVESADKVFRIQTHQSDGAWLSLDGQEHFPLLRDQYIEVRRASVQFMRVNVPGKNYYRTLREKLRWGTPPQYRTELSPPAERISE from the coding sequence ATGCGGTTTGTCATGCTCGGCAATGCGACCAAACCCCAAGTCCGCGAAGAAGCCGCCCGGCTCCGCGAAGAACTGCCGAAGTTTGGCGAACTCGTTCTCGTCGATCTGGAACAAACCCACAATCTTGCGACCGTGCAAGCCGATGTGGCATTCGTGTTGGGCGGCGATGGTGCAATTCTGCGTGCCGTTCGCCAGATGGCCCATCATCAGATCCCCGTTCTGGGAATCAACTTAGGGCGATTGGGCTTCTTGGCCGATGTCGCTGTAGACGAAATTTCCACCATTCTGCCGTCGATTGCGCGGGGCGAGTTCCGCATCACGCAGCACCTCATGTTTGAATGTCGCGTGAGCATGCCGGATGGATTTCATTCGCATCTAGTGCTGAACGATGTGGTGGTACGCTCGGGGCCGCCGTTTCACATGATTAACCTGGAAGTCGCCGCGAATGATGAGACAGTCATGCGATTTCTCGGAGATGGATTGATTCTGAGCACGCCGATCGGCAGCACGGCCCACAGCCTCTCCGCAGGTGGGCCGATTCTGGGCCAAGAGATGGCTGCGATTGTGGTGACGCCGATCAGCCCGCATACGCTGACCACACGGCCACTGGTCGAATCGGCAGACAAGGTCTTTCGCATACAAACTCATCAGAGCGACGGAGCATGGCTTTCGTTGGATGGTCAAGAACACTTCCCCCTGTTGCGCGATCAGTACATTGAGGTGCGTCGGGCATCCGTTCAGTTCATGCGGGTGAACGTGCCGGGGAAAAATTATTACCGGACTTTGCGAGAAAAGCTACGTTGGGGCACTCCGCCGCAATATCGGACCGAACTTTCGCCGCCTGCGGAGCGTATCAGCGAATGA
- a CDS encoding cytochrome c produces the protein MKIQTRPWFLMGLSSLFLGLLAISASDRARAAAVATSDFQAAVESEISYLKKRLGEPKADKALPTLKTAAFIIAHLAQNQIAAKTGDAKQLATLRDAALEVAAAVNKKDLATATKLASGLSVDIKASASANPAPVTLVGLHDFELHTLMSPFRIERANGRGYEKAVRDFAKSVKNVDEAISLGVKLEAYAELTAAMAPDDEGSMKTKANWVKWSNEMKKNATDAVAALKKGKAGEKTAAASFKKLDASCTACHNVFRE, from the coding sequence ATGAAGATCCAAACGCGCCCTTGGTTCCTGATGGGACTTTCGAGCTTGTTTCTGGGCTTACTGGCGATTTCTGCCAGCGATCGCGCCCGAGCCGCCGCGGTTGCCACGAGCGATTTCCAAGCCGCCGTCGAATCCGAAATCAGCTATTTGAAGAAGCGACTGGGCGAACCGAAGGCCGATAAGGCGCTGCCGACGTTGAAGACCGCCGCATTCATCATCGCACACTTGGCCCAAAATCAAATCGCGGCCAAAACCGGCGACGCCAAGCAACTCGCCACCCTGCGCGATGCCGCCCTGGAAGTCGCCGCCGCCGTGAACAAGAAGGATCTGGCCACCGCGACCAAGCTGGCCAGCGGCTTGTCGGTGGATATCAAGGCTTCGGCCTCGGCGAATCCCGCCCCCGTGACCTTGGTTGGATTGCACGACTTTGAACTGCACACCTTGATGAGCCCGTTCCGAATCGAACGCGCCAATGGTCGTGGCTACGAAAAGGCCGTGCGGGACTTCGCCAAGTCGGTCAAGAATGTCGATGAAGCCATCAGCCTCGGCGTCAAGCTCGAAGCCTATGCGGAACTCACCGCTGCGATGGCCCCGGATGACGAAGGTTCGATGAAGACCAAGGCCAACTGGGTGAAGTGGTCCAACGAAATGAAGAAGAATGCCACCGACGCGGTCGCCGCGTTGAAGAAGGGCAAAGCGGGCGAAAAGACCGCCGCCGCTTCGTTCAAGAAGCTGGATGCCTCCTGCACCGCCTGCCACAACGTCTTCCGCGAATAA
- a CDS encoding ABC transporter permease, with product MLNLTNLGSLLPAGLLLALYQFLAALPWLWALDPRAFKKSLKSPQALGTAVGTIAIAGVIIAAILGFKRDPDTLAFYGRFYAAILHIQLLIDFLIIAPQLVLLVWPRGGAVTLAAYREGMRQPTFWVVALAAMILIIVSMVIPYFTFGDEYKMMKQLGFDTIMLASGLFGVLAASISIYEEIEGRTAITLLSKPISRRQFLIGKFLGIAMAAMALTLVLGWILNWALYIKPSFDKLEEVRDTMPLEVQDVIGKTITSLVPGNEGASVASGIAAWFGETIAHHTGLLLGFGQVMVLIAIASALATRLPYVVNIVLCLVIFLLGNLSPVLVQVTSQAASDPNAASGLSLVSFVAQLIDALLPALEFFNMGPAIIRDNPLQMGDFTIYVLTVFGYSIIYVSIAMLVGLILFEDRDLA from the coding sequence ATGCTGAATCTGACGAATCTCGGTAGTTTGCTTCCTGCAGGGTTGCTCTTGGCCTTGTATCAGTTCTTGGCCGCATTGCCATGGCTATGGGCACTGGATCCCCGCGCGTTTAAGAAATCGCTCAAATCGCCACAAGCCCTTGGCACGGCAGTGGGTACCATCGCGATCGCAGGGGTAATCATCGCCGCCATTTTGGGATTCAAGCGCGATCCCGACACGCTCGCGTTCTACGGCCGCTTCTACGCTGCCATTTTGCATATTCAATTGCTGATCGACTTTCTGATTATCGCCCCACAACTCGTGTTGTTGGTGTGGCCGCGCGGCGGTGCCGTGACCTTGGCTGCCTACCGCGAAGGGATGCGTCAGCCCACCTTCTGGGTGGTGGCACTTGCCGCCATGATCCTGATTATCGTCTCCATGGTGATTCCGTACTTCACCTTCGGCGACGAATACAAGATGATGAAGCAACTGGGCTTCGACACGATCATGCTCGCTTCGGGCCTGTTCGGTGTCTTGGCTGCCAGTATTTCCATCTATGAAGAAATCGAAGGCCGAACTGCCATCACCCTGCTCTCGAAGCCGATTAGCCGCCGACAATTTTTGATTGGCAAGTTTTTGGGCATTGCCATGGCCGCAATGGCACTCACGCTCGTGCTGGGGTGGATTCTGAACTGGGCACTGTATATCAAGCCATCGTTTGACAAGCTCGAAGAAGTCCGCGACACCATGCCGTTGGAAGTGCAAGACGTGATTGGCAAAACAATTACGTCGCTGGTGCCCGGCAATGAAGGCGCATCGGTCGCCTCGGGAATCGCCGCATGGTTTGGCGAAACCATCGCTCACCATACGGGGTTGCTGCTCGGCTTTGGCCAAGTCATGGTGCTGATTGCGATTGCCTCGGCGCTGGCAACTCGGTTGCCGTATGTCGTGAACATCGTGCTTTGCTTGGTCATCTTCCTGCTGGGGAACCTCTCCCCGGTGCTGGTGCAGGTGACCAGTCAGGCGGCGAGCGATCCGAATGCCGCTTCGGGCCTGTCGCTGGTGAGCTTCGTCGCTCAATTGATTGACGCATTGTTACCCGCGTTGGAATTTTTCAACATGGGCCCGGCGATCATCCGCGATAATCCGTTGCAAATGGGCGACTTCACCATCTATGTGCTGACGGTGTTCGGATACTCGATCATTTATGTCAGCATCGCCATGCTGGTGGGGTTGATTCTGTTCGAAGATCGCGACTTGGCATAA
- a CDS encoding 3'(2'),5'-bisphosphate nucleotidase CysQ family protein: protein MADYLQEELRIALDAAHRAGAMILEEYGRFEVIPNAPATISTHVDHQSQEIILQTLQQAFPQDALCAEEATITLAEARTVAERIWVVDPIDGTRGFARKNGQFSVMIGLRVGPDVILGVVHEPVFNRTTYAVKGRGCFVLQHGESQRCHVSPLENPTEGRLTQSHTKPGKGPSPAFSRLERSAHQLVETYSAGVKMALIARGEAEWYVNTEIGFKDWDIAAGHILVTEAGGHVTTLAGSPIRYGEPGFVQRSGMIASNGHLHALAVQQMKDFPTPE, encoded by the coding sequence ATGGCCGACTATCTGCAAGAAGAACTTCGCATCGCCCTGGACGCGGCCCACCGCGCTGGGGCGATGATCTTAGAAGAATATGGTCGCTTTGAGGTTATCCCCAATGCCCCGGCGACAATCTCCACCCACGTCGATCACCAATCGCAAGAAATCATCCTTCAGACTCTTCAGCAAGCATTCCCACAAGATGCCCTTTGTGCCGAGGAAGCAACCATCACGCTGGCCGAAGCGCGGACCGTGGCGGAGCGCATCTGGGTCGTCGATCCGATTGATGGCACACGCGGCTTTGCCCGGAAAAATGGCCAATTCTCCGTGATGATCGGCTTGCGAGTTGGCCCGGATGTCATTCTTGGGGTTGTCCATGAACCCGTATTCAATCGGACTACCTATGCGGTGAAAGGGCGCGGTTGCTTCGTGTTGCAGCATGGCGAAAGCCAACGCTGTCACGTTTCGCCGCTCGAAAATCCGACAGAAGGCCGATTGACGCAATCGCATACCAAGCCCGGCAAAGGTCCATCCCCGGCATTCAGTCGGCTGGAACGATCGGCCCATCAGTTGGTCGAGACGTATTCCGCAGGCGTGAAAATGGCGTTAATTGCGCGGGGCGAGGCAGAATGGTATGTGAATACGGAGATTGGATTCAAAGATTGGGATATCGCCGCCGGGCACATCCTTGTCACCGAAGCAGGTGGTCACGTGACGACGCTGGCCGGCTCGCCAATTCGCTATGGTGAACCGGGCTTTGTGCAACGAAGTGGCATGATTGCCTCGAATGGGCATTTGCATGCGCTCGCGGTGCAGCAAATGAAGGATTTCCCGACTCCGGAGTGA
- a CDS encoding protein kinase domain-containing protein: protein MSLSSGSFSARTDAHPSFAQIHRFPRPAAQLLEECRRLNLFDAVTFRDFLQRVGERFAEMTTRERVGQTLVAAGILTEYQLQRLLSGQTHGLVLGHYRILDKLGSGTVGLVFLGEHVLLRRRVAIKVLPVDDTFPMEVIERFHSEMQVLSNLRHPHIVTAYDAGILPSPELTLPTLHYLVMELVGGGDLEQYLYTRNAPLDVPQACEWIRQAAAGLQEAHDHHLIHRDLKPSNLLLSDDGIIKLVDFGLARQFSSSLTQPNALLGSLEFMAPEQSLDPTSVGGAADIYALGATMFWLLTGQTPFEITNNLVQMMDDLQNSRPRRMREFRPEIPEELDAFVDSMLERDPAKRPGSPIAVMNALSRYATPARTTVMSDMALVNTASIPQMEPFVFDPSILVAAPILVVSVDPRIEAFLSKQLIPKLGHQCTVAKPEDALHIAQTQNCSVLIVENRPQVFDAKELCQKIRERPALASLRIMLLQSSATTRDLAQGLEAGADEMLPWPVDPVLLDAKLRYLFRARSLLEQLNAFNQHLQAAHRQLETSLQARLGDIRKSQDAMLFAMAKMAEAAEGESAGHQTRLKRYAVLLAEALRDDDSWRGIIDKKFLEYLDRCTPIHDIGKVCLPDHLLYKSGQLTENDRAQIEAHPVVGWSILESISKEYGTSMGFMSFAKGLVRHHHERFDGRGYPDRLVGDQIPPAARIVALADVYDALRRRRIHKAAVSHADAVTMILEDSTGQFDPSIVQVFVQVAAQFDQIFQSIPN from the coding sequence ATGAGCTTGTCTTCGGGTTCGTTCTCCGCGCGAACGGATGCTCATCCGAGCTTCGCTCAAATTCATCGCTTTCCGCGACCTGCCGCCCAGTTGCTGGAAGAATGCCGTCGATTGAATCTGTTCGATGCCGTCACGTTTCGGGATTTTCTCCAACGTGTCGGCGAGCGATTTGCCGAGATGACCACCCGCGAGCGAGTCGGGCAAACGCTCGTTGCGGCTGGGATCCTTACCGAATACCAACTGCAGCGACTCCTCTCCGGACAAACGCACGGCCTGGTTCTTGGCCATTATCGCATTCTGGACAAACTCGGCAGTGGCACCGTCGGATTGGTATTCCTGGGTGAGCATGTGCTGCTGCGTCGGCGAGTTGCCATCAAGGTGCTGCCGGTCGATGATACCTTTCCCATGGAGGTCATCGAGCGATTCCACTCCGAAATGCAGGTGCTGTCGAATCTTCGCCACCCGCACATCGTCACCGCATACGATGCCGGAATCCTCCCCAGTCCGGAATTGACCCTTCCAACTTTGCATTATCTGGTGATGGAATTAGTTGGTGGGGGCGATTTGGAGCAGTATCTTTACACCCGGAACGCTCCGCTGGATGTGCCGCAGGCGTGTGAGTGGATTCGCCAAGCGGCGGCGGGATTGCAAGAAGCCCATGACCATCATCTGATCCATCGCGATCTGAAACCATCGAATCTGCTGTTGAGCGATGACGGAATCATCAAGCTGGTCGATTTTGGTCTCGCTCGGCAATTTTCGAGCAGCCTGACCCAGCCGAACGCCTTATTGGGCAGCCTGGAATTCATGGCTCCCGAACAGAGCCTCGACCCCACCAGCGTCGGCGGTGCCGCCGATATTTACGCGCTCGGGGCGACCATGTTTTGGCTGCTCACCGGGCAGACGCCATTTGAAATCACCAATAATTTGGTGCAGATGATGGACGATCTGCAAAACTCCCGACCGCGGCGCATGCGGGAGTTTCGTCCGGAAATTCCGGAAGAGTTGGACGCATTCGTCGATTCGATGCTGGAACGCGACCCAGCCAAGCGACCCGGCTCCCCGATTGCGGTCATGAACGCCCTATCGCGGTATGCCACCCCGGCACGCACGACCGTGATGTCGGACATGGCCCTGGTCAATACCGCGTCGATTCCGCAGATGGAGCCGTTCGTATTCGATCCCAGCATTCTTGTGGCGGCACCCATTCTGGTAGTTTCGGTTGATCCGCGAATCGAAGCATTTCTAAGCAAACAACTCATTCCGAAGCTCGGCCATCAATGTACGGTGGCGAAGCCTGAGGATGCTCTGCACATCGCGCAGACCCAAAATTGCTCGGTGTTGATTGTCGAGAATCGGCCGCAAGTCTTTGATGCGAAAGAACTTTGCCAAAAGATTCGAGAACGGCCCGCGCTCGCCAGCCTGCGGATCATGTTGCTGCAATCATCGGCGACCACGCGGGACTTGGCCCAGGGATTGGAAGCCGGAGCCGACGAGATGCTCCCCTGGCCGGTTGATCCGGTCTTGTTGGATGCCAAATTGCGGTATCTGTTCCGGGCACGATCATTGCTGGAACAGTTGAACGCATTCAATCAGCACCTCCAAGCCGCACATCGCCAATTGGAGACCAGCTTGCAGGCCCGCTTGGGCGATATTCGCAAGTCGCAAGATGCGATGCTGTTCGCCATGGCGAAGATGGCCGAAGCGGCAGAAGGGGAATCCGCTGGGCACCAAACCCGCTTGAAGCGGTATGCGGTGCTGCTGGCCGAGGCGTTGCGAGATGACGATTCCTGGCGTGGGATTATCGACAAGAAATTCCTGGAATATCTCGATCGCTGCACGCCCATTCATGACATCGGCAAAGTCTGCCTGCCGGATCATTTGCTGTATAAGAGCGGCCAGTTGACGGAAAATGATCGAGCGCAGATCGAGGCGCATCCGGTCGTGGGGTGGTCGATTCTGGAATCGATCAGCAAAGAGTACGGCACCAGCATGGGGTTCATGAGCTTTGCCAAAGGCTTGGTGCGGCACCATCACGAGCGGTTCGATGGTCGCGGCTATCCGGATCGACTGGTGGGCGATCAGATTCCGCCGGCCGCTCGCATTGTTGCACTGGCGGATGTCTATGATGCCCTGCGTCGGCGACGGATTCACAAAGCGGCGGTCAGTCATGCGGATGCGGTGACGATGATTCTGGAAGATTCGACCGGCCAATTTGATCCCAGCATTGTGCAGGTGTTTGTGCAAGTGGCCGCGCAGTTTGATCAGATTTTCCAATCGATCCCCAATTAA
- a CDS encoding ABC transporter ATP-binding protein: MERTPFARARALLSQTPVASSLAITLSIASALLIIPLLVTLGLLLDLLQHHGRIPAWNDIRPSLQTTINTRWSELPVETRQKWLSRLPLTKATENRLLSADEPTPPLDGLELEVRWRAMVAHELESRVNSDAAQAFLPAEKDAKPQPNFGILATLIRLDHHLASRPIAAIAATIPGTWETSDSYDGSRRYLLRLFLTMMLLTLLLGVCMNLAETYASRASLDAVTRLRRMIYHHSYRVGTQAVHSNIGNEAIGLMTKHVGALQQALHAQLTTHWMNPILLISLAVMAFVIDPILAVIAVILAVLVVALGHWVERRFVEQSEDGRKSAGSCLSLLEESLGMMRLVKCYLMELFNQSRVERQLAEYARSDRRRLRGETNARPNLILIILLGSVVLLFLAGRFILAESISLTGLLLMFVVLACLNWPITGVVRRREEMPEVQNSAAVVFDYLDRRSETPQLYDAAFLPPMNQLLEFQNVTVREYGTGQLLLNDISFQIIAGKRVCIVGPDDAEKLAIAYSIPRLVDANQGMVRIDGKDVKGITLDSLRSQIGLVLSHQLTFNDSVGNNIGCGDPSYSLPQIIEAAKLAHAHQFIQKLPHGYETIIGEMGTSLKRGEQFRIALARAILRDPAILIIEELPEGFDDLTRALIDDTLRRVMPGRTVLFLAHRRAFIKHAETVILVHKGRVDAVGDHRSLLETNALYRTLIAMELNDLAEPA; encoded by the coding sequence GTGGAGCGCACCCCGTTTGCCCGTGCTCGGGCGCTATTATCGCAAACCCCAGTCGCCAGTAGCTTGGCGATCACATTATCCATTGCTTCGGCGTTGCTGATCATTCCACTGCTGGTCACGTTGGGCCTGCTGCTGGATCTGCTCCAACATCACGGACGCATCCCGGCATGGAACGACATTCGCCCTAGCCTCCAAACAACCATCAACACGCGCTGGTCGGAACTCCCAGTCGAGACTCGCCAAAAATGGCTGTCCCGATTGCCGCTAACCAAGGCCACCGAAAATCGACTGCTCAGCGCCGATGAGCCAACCCCGCCACTGGATGGGTTGGAGTTGGAAGTGCGTTGGCGGGCGATGGTTGCGCATGAGTTGGAATCTCGGGTAAACAGCGATGCGGCCCAGGCGTTCCTGCCCGCCGAGAAGGATGCCAAGCCGCAACCCAACTTCGGGATTCTGGCGACGCTCATTCGCTTGGATCATCATTTGGCATCTCGCCCAATCGCCGCCATTGCCGCGACCATCCCCGGCACCTGGGAAACGTCCGACAGTTATGACGGAAGTCGGCGGTATCTGCTGCGGCTGTTTCTGACGATGATGCTGCTAACGCTCCTGCTCGGCGTCTGCATGAATCTGGCGGAAACGTATGCCTCTCGCGCATCGCTCGATGCCGTAACTCGTTTGCGGCGCATGATTTATCACCACTCGTACCGAGTTGGCACCCAAGCCGTGCATTCCAACATCGGCAACGAAGCGATTGGTCTAATGACCAAGCATGTGGGTGCACTCCAGCAGGCGTTGCATGCCCAATTGACCACCCATTGGATGAACCCGATCCTCCTGATTTCGCTGGCCGTAATGGCGTTCGTCATCGACCCGATTCTGGCCGTCATCGCGGTCATTCTGGCAGTGCTGGTCGTGGCATTGGGCCATTGGGTCGAACGTCGCTTTGTCGAACAATCGGAAGATGGACGGAAATCAGCCGGATCTTGCCTGTCGCTGTTGGAAGAAAGTCTGGGCATGATGCGGTTGGTGAAGTGCTATCTGATGGAGCTGTTCAACCAAAGCCGGGTTGAACGCCAACTCGCGGAATATGCACGCAGCGATCGTCGCCGATTGCGGGGTGAGACCAATGCTCGCCCGAATCTGATTCTGATTATCCTGCTCGGGTCAGTCGTTCTGCTGTTTCTGGCGGGCCGATTCATCCTGGCGGAATCGATTTCGCTCACCGGGTTGTTGCTCATGTTCGTGGTGCTGGCTTGCCTGAATTGGCCGATCACTGGCGTGGTGCGTCGTCGCGAAGAAATGCCCGAAGTGCAGAACTCGGCAGCAGTTGTGTTCGATTACCTCGACCGCCGAAGCGAAACGCCGCAACTCTACGATGCCGCATTCCTGCCGCCGATGAATCAACTGCTCGAATTTCAGAATGTCACCGTTCGAGAATACGGCACCGGGCAGTTGCTGCTCAACGATATTTCGTTCCAAATCATTGCCGGCAAACGAGTTTGCATCGTCGGGCCGGATGATGCGGAGAAACTGGCGATTGCGTATTCCATTCCGCGATTGGTCGATGCGAATCAAGGGATGGTGCGGATCGACGGCAAAGATGTCAAAGGCATCACGCTCGATTCCCTGCGTTCCCAGATTGGCTTGGTCTTGTCGCACCAATTGACGTTCAATGATTCGGTCGGTAACAACATTGGCTGTGGCGACCCGAGCTACAGTTTGCCGCAGATTATCGAAGCGGCGAAGCTGGCGCATGCCCACCAGTTTATCCAAAAACTCCCACATGGATATGAGACAATCATTGGCGAGATGGGGACTTCGCTGAAACGCGGCGAGCAATTCCGCATCGCGCTGGCACGGGCGATTCTGCGCGATCCCGCGATTCTGATTATCGAAGAACTGCCCGAAGGCTTTGATGATCTCACTCGCGCGTTAATCGACGACACGCTTCGGCGAGTGATGCCGGGTCGAACCGTGCTGTTTTTGGCGCATCGGCGTGCGTTCATCAAGCATGCGGAAACGGTGATTCTGGTCCACAAGGGGCGCGTGGATGCGGTTGGCGATCACCGTTCGCTGCTAGAAACCAACGCGCTTTATCGTACACTGATCGCTATGGAATTGAACGATCTCGCCGAGCCGGCTTAA